A DNA window from Chlamydia felis Fe/C-56 contains the following coding sequences:
- a CDS encoding bifunctional 3,4-dihydroxy-2-butanone-4-phosphate synthase/GTP cyclohydrolase II, giving the protein MLTSSDGARASCFVPIEKAIADISEGKFVIVVDEASREDEGDLVIAGEKMTVEKMTFLLKYTTGIICASLEPERAKALEFPPMVKDNCCRYHTAFTVSVDAAQGITTGVSAADRTKVVELLSNPNSSPEDFVRPGHFFPLVGTPGGVLKRAGHTEAALDLMRLANMQPCGVLSELVNEDHTMMRLPQIIEFANQHGLSVISISDLIAYRRLSERLVVPVSSARLPTEYGDFNIHVYESLLDGIQHIALVKGDVRGEENVLVRVHSECLTGDVMGSIRCDCGHQLRSAMEYIGLEGRGVIVYLRGQEGRGIGLGHKVRAYALQDCGYDTVDANLEIGFPVDSREYGIGAQILADLGLTKIKLITHNPHKYFGLQGFGLEIVDRIALPVNVSEENENYLRTKKERMGHWIDLSFVREVNTR; this is encoded by the coding sequence GTGTTAACATCTAGTGATGGTGCACGTGCATCGTGTTTTGTCCCAATAGAAAAAGCTATAGCAGATATTTCTGAAGGGAAATTTGTTATTGTTGTCGATGAAGCTTCGAGAGAAGACGAAGGGGATCTGGTCATAGCAGGTGAGAAGATGACCGTCGAAAAGATGACTTTTCTTCTTAAATATACGACGGGGATTATTTGCGCTTCTTTAGAACCTGAAAGAGCAAAAGCCTTAGAATTCCCTCCTATGGTTAAAGATAATTGTTGTCGTTACCACACAGCATTTACTGTATCCGTGGATGCAGCGCAAGGTATAACAACCGGAGTATCTGCAGCAGATCGAACTAAAGTAGTGGAGCTATTGTCAAATCCTAACAGCAGCCCTGAGGATTTTGTCCGTCCGGGGCATTTTTTCCCCCTAGTGGGGACTCCTGGAGGCGTATTAAAACGTGCAGGACATACAGAGGCTGCTTTAGATCTTATGCGTTTGGCAAATATGCAACCTTGTGGGGTTCTTTCTGAGCTTGTTAACGAAGACCACACTATGATGCGCCTTCCTCAAATTATAGAATTTGCTAATCAGCATGGTCTCTCAGTGATCTCTATTTCTGACTTGATAGCCTATCGGAGGTTATCCGAAAGGCTGGTAGTTCCAGTTTCCTCCGCGCGCCTTCCTACAGAATATGGAGATTTTAATATTCATGTTTACGAATCTCTCCTCGACGGTATTCAACATATCGCTTTGGTAAAAGGTGATGTGAGAGGTGAGGAGAATGTTCTTGTTCGTGTGCACTCTGAATGTCTCACAGGAGATGTTATGGGATCCATTCGTTGTGATTGTGGACATCAGTTGCGCTCAGCTATGGAATATATCGGATTAGAAGGTAGGGGAGTCATTGTTTACTTACGTGGACAAGAGGGACGGGGAATCGGATTGGGTCATAAGGTCCGTGCTTATGCTTTACAAGATTGTGGGTACGATACTGTAGACGCGAACTTAGAAATTGGCTTCCCTGTAGATTCTAGGGAGTACGGGATAGGGGCTCAGATTCTAGCTGATCTAGGATTGACAAAGATCAAATTGATTACCCATAATCCCCATAAATATTTTGGTCTTCAGGGATTTGGATTGGAAATTGTAGATCGAATAGCTCTTCCGGTCAATGTCTCTGAGGAAAATGAAAATTACCTACGCACAAAAAAAGAGCGTATGGGGCATTGGATAGACCTCTCTTTCGTTAGGGAAGTAAACACAAGATAA
- the ribH gene encoding 6,7-dimethyl-8-ribityllumazine synthase, translating to MKILKGTASARGMRVAIVGACFNGPIADALVSGAQQTFLDLGGSEDMLTVVRVPGSFEIPCTLKKLLSSGMEYHAIVACGVLIKGETSHYDLIADQVAARVSELSVEYGLPITFSVITAPSVDSAWQRAGIKGSHLGVSGMETALEMANLFEKL from the coding sequence ATGAAAATATTGAAAGGGACGGCATCAGCAAGAGGCATGAGAGTTGCTATTGTTGGCGCTTGTTTTAATGGACCTATAGCAGACGCATTGGTCTCAGGAGCGCAACAAACTTTTCTGGATCTAGGCGGTTCAGAAGACATGCTGACTGTGGTGCGTGTTCCAGGATCTTTTGAGATTCCTTGCACGTTAAAAAAGCTTCTCTCCTCAGGAATGGAATATCACGCGATAGTGGCTTGCGGTGTTCTTATTAAAGGAGAAACTTCACATTATGATCTTATTGCGGATCAAGTGGCGGCACGGGTTAGCGAGCTATCAGTAGAGTACGGTCTTCCAATTACTTTTTCTGTTATCACAGCTCCGAGTGTAGATTCTGCGTGGCAACGTGCTGGAATCAAAGGATCACACTTAGGCGTGTCTGGAATGGAAACAGCTTTAGAAATGGCAAATCTTTTCGAAAAGTTGTAG